One region of Catenuloplanes indicus genomic DNA includes:
- a CDS encoding GNAT family N-acetyltransferase has product MVDISLAPPSAADDAAFVAEVTALVNEVYAAGEKGIWRDEAARTDAAEIASFVRAGEIAVARLGTGLVGSVRVRRLPGGEGEFGMLAAHPRHRGTGIGRALVAFAEDRARAQGLTVMQLELLYPTEWQHPVKAFLRDWYTRIGYRIVHTADFAEAYPALAPKVATPCDFLVFHKTLGSERHV; this is encoded by the coding sequence ATGGTCGACATATCCCTCGCCCCGCCCTCGGCCGCGGACGACGCCGCCTTCGTCGCCGAGGTGACCGCGCTGGTCAACGAGGTCTACGCGGCCGGCGAGAAGGGCATCTGGCGCGACGAGGCCGCCCGCACCGACGCCGCCGAGATCGCGTCCTTCGTCCGCGCCGGGGAGATCGCCGTGGCCCGTCTCGGCACCGGCCTGGTCGGCAGCGTCCGGGTGCGGCGGCTGCCGGGCGGCGAGGGCGAGTTCGGCATGCTCGCGGCCCACCCGCGGCACCGCGGCACCGGCATCGGGCGTGCGCTGGTCGCGTTCGCCGAGGACCGGGCGCGCGCCCAAGGGCTGACCGTGATGCAGCTCGAACTGCTCTACCCGACGGAGTGGCAGCACCCGGTCAAGGCGTTCCTGCGCGACTGGTACACCCGGATCGGCTACCGGATCGTGCACACGGCCGACTTCGCCGAGGCCTACCCCGCGCTCGCGCCGAAGGTCGCCACGCCGTGCGACTTCCTGGTCTTCCACAAGACGCTCGGCTCGGAAAGGCACGTTTAG
- a CDS encoding STAS domain-containing protein, which yields MGFAARTSGGPARTVVTLDGECDLAVRDELTAALLAAVAGARTVLVDLTHVTFIDSTGVHSLVTAYHAALAGGGRLHVANAHGPVATVLDLTGVGELLAEPAAGSGDAGV from the coding sequence ATGGGTTTCGCGGCGCGGACGTCGGGCGGTCCCGCGCGGACGGTGGTCACGCTGGACGGCGAGTGCGATCTGGCGGTACGGGACGAACTGACCGCGGCGTTGCTGGCCGCGGTGGCGGGGGCCCGCACGGTGCTGGTGGACCTGACGCACGTCACGTTCATCGACTCGACCGGCGTGCACAGCCTGGTCACCGCGTACCACGCCGCGCTGGCCGGCGGCGGGCGGCTGCACGTGGCCAACGCGCACGGCCCGGTCGCCACCGTGCTGGACCTGACCGGCGTCGGCGAGCTGCTGGCCGAGCCGGCCGCCGGGTCCGGTGACGCCGGTGTCTGA
- a CDS encoding aldo/keto reductase — MIGFPVSPVSLGTSHLGNPAQPDGSPAPASAALAHALLTGPSAVIDTSNNYADGRSETALGRARRELPGHGKTIVTKVDADPETGGFDRERVWRSFEESITRLGVDRLPLLHLHDPYTITVEEAFAPGGAVQGLRELKDQGLAGAIGVAAGAIGLMTRYVTSGAFDVLLTHNRYTLVDRRAEPLIADAVARGMSVFNAAPFGGGLLAGRDTRYAYREASPELLAWVDRAREVCASFGVPLPVAALHFSLRNPHIDSTVVGVNRVERIADLETMRTAPVPPELWPALAALGTPPSTIED; from the coding sequence ATGATCGGTTTCCCCGTCAGTCCCGTCAGCCTCGGCACGTCGCACCTCGGCAACCCGGCACAGCCGGACGGCTCACCCGCGCCGGCGTCCGCCGCGCTGGCCCACGCGCTGCTCACCGGCCCGTCCGCGGTGATCGACACGTCCAACAACTATGCGGACGGCCGCAGCGAGACCGCGCTCGGCCGGGCGCGGCGCGAGCTGCCCGGGCACGGGAAGACGATCGTCACCAAGGTCGACGCGGACCCGGAGACCGGCGGCTTCGACCGGGAGCGGGTGTGGCGCTCGTTCGAGGAGAGCATCACACGGCTCGGCGTCGACCGGCTGCCGCTGCTGCATCTGCACGACCCGTACACGATCACGGTCGAGGAGGCATTCGCCCCCGGCGGTGCCGTACAGGGCCTGCGCGAGCTGAAGGACCAGGGCCTGGCCGGCGCGATCGGCGTCGCGGCCGGTGCGATCGGCCTGATGACCCGGTACGTGACCAGCGGCGCGTTCGACGTGCTGCTCACCCACAACCGCTACACGCTGGTCGACCGCCGCGCCGAGCCGCTGATCGCGGACGCCGTCGCCCGCGGCATGAGCGTGTTCAACGCGGCCCCGTTCGGCGGCGGCCTGCTCGCCGGCCGCGACACCCGTTACGCCTACCGCGAGGCCTCACCCGAACTGCTCGCCTGGGTGGACCGGGCACGCGAGGTCTGCGCCTCGTTCGGCGTCCCGCTCCCGGTCGCGGCGCTGCACTTCTCCCTGCGCAACCCGCACATCGACTCCACCGTCGTCGGCGTCAACCGGGTCGAGCGCATCGCGGACCTGGAGACCATGCGCACCGCCCCGGTCCCGCCCGAGCTGTGGCCCGCCCTGGCCGCACTCGGCACTCCGCCGTCGACCATCGAGGACTGA
- a CDS encoding peptidoglycan-binding domain-containing protein, translated as MRSSVSDAFLAFTEPIEGRWPHLYLDSWGLVTIGTGCRLESVDEAVTLPFVLAGDPSAGASTRQIRDAYTAVQSRPDLAGRPGEFDGHTAVRLTEDGVDELAARRLAALEDRLIRTPEFAGFPRWPADAQLALLSLAWAHGPDFSGWPDLRADCAAGDWRAAADHGRIQGATQRNAADRALFRTAAHATENHWDPDVLWYRPLGHRAELRAQDSGAEVVLLQERLLVLGYLAEVTGVVGLETELALRGFQRAHVLREDGVAGPATWAALGTAVPATVAALA; from the coding sequence ATGAGAAGCTCCGTATCCGACGCGTTCCTGGCGTTCACCGAGCCCATCGAGGGGCGCTGGCCGCATCTCTATCTGGACAGCTGGGGCCTGGTCACGATCGGCACCGGGTGCCGGCTGGAGTCCGTCGACGAGGCGGTCACGCTGCCGTTCGTGCTGGCCGGCGACCCGTCCGCGGGTGCCTCCACGCGTCAGATCCGGGACGCGTACACCGCCGTGCAGTCCCGGCCGGATCTGGCCGGCCGGCCGGGCGAATTCGACGGCCACACCGCGGTCCGGCTCACCGAGGACGGCGTGGACGAGCTGGCCGCACGCCGGCTGGCCGCGCTGGAGGACCGGCTGATCCGCACGCCCGAGTTCGCCGGGTTCCCGCGCTGGCCGGCCGACGCGCAGCTGGCGCTGCTCAGCCTGGCCTGGGCGCACGGGCCGGACTTCTCCGGCTGGCCGGACCTGCGCGCGGACTGTGCGGCCGGTGACTGGCGGGCCGCCGCGGACCACGGCCGCATCCAGGGCGCCACACAGCGGAACGCGGCCGACCGCGCGCTGTTCCGCACGGCCGCGCACGCGACCGAGAACCACTGGGACCCGGACGTGCTCTGGTACCGCCCGCTCGGCCACCGCGCGGAACTGCGCGCGCAGGACAGCGGCGCCGAGGTGGTGCTGCTGCAGGAGCGGCTGCTGGTGCTCGGCTACCTGGCGGAGGTGACCGGCGTGGTGGGCCTGGAGACGGAGCTGGCGCTGCGCGGGTTCCAGCGTGCGCACGTGCTCCGCGAGGACGGCGTGGCCGGGCCGGCCACCTGGGCCGCGCTCGGCACGGCCGTACCCGCGACGGTGGCGGCTCTGGCCTAA
- a CDS encoding AbfB domain-containing protein, with product MTQRFALVLAARRGDRPALAELVAEHLPLVYNVIGRAVGAHADIDDAVRQTMHRVVRELPDLREPAAFRPWLLAHALRQATRVRRGGTRLPLPEDGDAPDPGADFVGLSIIRLGLSGQRRRLAEATRWLDGEHATTLSLWWLESAGTISRTESAAALRLSLADAGARIDRMRDQLGVTRALVSALRARPVCPGLRLVTTDWDHRPGPAWRRRIVRHVDNCPVCSGLAAHHIPAERLVSGLALVPVPNTLLAALHADGLLPEPAATTPVVSRGTVYEPLELLAAPAGDTLEPLPPVRRPSAVLVLAAVAVLVVLVAGGALALTRAPDVPDTVPVAADLPRRTRQPSPSDSGTPSAPVTPSPSGSASASPSPSLSPSPSPSRPAAGVAQAAAPAPSAKPVPSAKPEPSVPGRPVEPAPADDRRSIRSVNYPDRYVRERGGYAMLDPVGASGATAFTVVPGLADARCLSLRLPDGRYLRHYDFRLRASQPDGGALFRADATFCPQAGAVSGSVTLRSYNYPGHVVRHRDFALYIDRPDGSRDFARDASFVLG from the coding sequence GTGACGCAGCGGTTCGCCCTGGTGCTGGCGGCGCGACGGGGGGACCGTCCGGCGCTCGCAGAGCTCGTCGCGGAGCATCTCCCGCTCGTCTACAACGTGATCGGCCGTGCGGTCGGCGCGCATGCGGACATCGACGACGCGGTCCGCCAGACCATGCACCGCGTCGTCCGCGAGCTGCCTGACCTGCGCGAACCTGCCGCATTCCGGCCCTGGCTGCTGGCTCACGCGCTGCGTCAGGCCACCCGGGTGCGCCGCGGCGGCACGCGCCTGCCGCTGCCCGAGGACGGCGACGCGCCGGACCCGGGCGCGGACTTCGTCGGGCTGAGCATCATCCGGCTCGGCCTCTCCGGTCAGCGGCGGCGGCTGGCCGAGGCGACCCGCTGGCTGGACGGCGAGCACGCCACCACGCTGTCGCTGTGGTGGCTGGAGTCGGCCGGCACGATCAGCCGGACCGAGTCCGCGGCCGCGCTGCGCCTGTCCCTGGCGGACGCGGGCGCGCGGATCGACCGGATGCGCGATCAGCTGGGCGTCACGCGCGCGCTGGTCAGCGCGCTGCGCGCGCGTCCGGTCTGCCCGGGGCTGCGGCTGGTCACCACGGACTGGGACCACCGGCCCGGCCCGGCCTGGCGCAGGCGAATAGTCCGGCATGTCGATAACTGCCCGGTGTGTTCCGGTCTGGCCGCGCACCACATCCCGGCTGAGCGGCTGGTCAGCGGCCTGGCGCTGGTCCCGGTGCCGAACACGCTGCTTGCCGCGCTGCACGCGGACGGACTGCTCCCGGAGCCGGCCGCCACGACCCCGGTGGTGTCCCGCGGCACGGTCTACGAACCGCTCGAACTGCTCGCCGCGCCGGCCGGCGACACCCTGGAACCCCTGCCGCCGGTACGCCGTCCGTCCGCCGTTCTGGTGCTGGCCGCCGTCGCCGTGCTGGTGGTGCTGGTGGCGGGCGGCGCACTGGCGCTGACCCGCGCGCCCGACGTCCCGGACACGGTCCCGGTCGCGGCCGATCTGCCCCGCCGCACCCGGCAACCGTCCCCGTCGGACAGCGGGACGCCATCGGCCCCGGTCACACCGTCCCCGTCGGGGTCCGCTTCGGCCTCGCCGTCGCCGTCGCTCTCCCCGTCACCGTCGCCGTCGCGGCCCGCGGCAGGTGTCGCGCAGGCGGCCGCACCGGCCCCGTCCGCGAAGCCCGTCCCGTCCGCGAAGCCGGAGCCGTCCGTCCCCGGCCGGCCGGTGGAGCCCGCGCCCGCGGACGACCGGCGGTCGATCCGCTCGGTCAACTATCCCGACCGGTACGTGCGGGAGCGCGGCGGCTACGCCATGCTGGACCCGGTCGGCGCGTCCGGCGCGACCGCGTTCACCGTGGTCCCCGGGCTGGCCGACGCGCGCTGCCTGTCACTGCGCCTGCCGGACGGCCGCTACCTGCGCCACTACGACTTCCGGCTGCGCGCGTCCCAGCCGGACGGCGGCGCGCTGTTCCGCGCGGACGCCACGTTCTGCCCGCAGGCCGGCGCGGTGTCCGGCTCGGTCACGCTGCGGTCGTACAACTACCCGGGCCACGTGGTCCGGCACCGCGACTTCGCGCTGTACATCGACCGCCCGGACGGCTCCCGCGACTTCGCCCGCGACGCGTCGTTCGTGCTCGGCTGA
- a CDS encoding ATP-binding protein produces MSDDWRMRYAAAADLAVLRAFVSARADALGLPAERAELLVLAVSELATNTLQHTGSGGEVTLRTDRGRLICDVTDSALDGSVTPVLGRPMPPPAALRGRGLAIVERICDEVETSVIAGATRVRIHLDL; encoded by the coding sequence GTGTCTGACGACTGGCGCATGCGGTACGCGGCGGCCGCGGACCTGGCCGTGCTGCGCGCGTTCGTCTCCGCGCGCGCCGACGCGCTCGGCCTCCCCGCGGAGCGGGCGGAGCTGCTGGTCCTGGCCGTGAGCGAGCTGGCGACGAACACGTTGCAGCACACCGGTTCCGGTGGTGAGGTCACGCTCCGCACCGACCGCGGCCGCCTGATCTGCGACGTCACGGACAGCGCGCTGGACGGCTCCGTCACCCCGGTCCTCGGACGTCCGATGCCGCCGCCCGCCGCGCTCCGCGGTCGCGGCCTGGCCATCGTCGAACGCATCTGCGACGAGGTGGAGACGTCCGTCATCGCCGGCGCCACCCGGGTGCGCATCCACCTCGACCTGTAA
- a CDS encoding methyl-accepting chemotaxis protein, with the protein MGLFRTRSSAAIAPRPVPRDVESLEALVLALDGVQDEASAWRITVESMVRSYEFGYGAVWLPDGHGNVEVLYETGRITPQMQAVIAGRPVPDRAGLVGRAFQTRRPIYIGSMADCDDCLRCQAAGREGMAAAVVMPVLKNDQVLAVFEYFSPTPLDLDGPRTEKWMSIARIAEQARSSAIAAAELRQVAADRLAVTEVVTKLGTAQDSQTALRTALDTVRSAFGWAYGSYWEIDPADNVLRFQVESGSAGDEFRRVTLAATFAEGVGLSGRAWRARDLVFVRDLAEVTDCVRAPAAQRAGVRSGVCFPIMNGDRIAGTMDFFTTEFIELSDSRAAALRNVQQLVSQRLEVLRNSERAAENARALLDTVARLRSASEDATHVAEEAVSRATTMTGEVAALGQASAAIGDVIKIISSIAEQTNLLALNATIEAARAGEAGKGFAVVAGEVKDLARETAEATQKVADQIAGIQSSAESVSAGIHTTSETIGQMDAVQARINEVLEEQATMARRFEA; encoded by the coding sequence ATGGGGCTGTTCCGGACACGGTCGTCGGCGGCGATCGCGCCACGGCCGGTGCCGCGCGACGTCGAGTCGCTGGAAGCGCTGGTGCTCGCGCTGGACGGCGTCCAGGACGAGGCCAGCGCGTGGCGGATCACCGTGGAGAGCATGGTCCGGTCGTACGAGTTCGGCTACGGCGCGGTCTGGCTGCCGGACGGGCACGGCAACGTCGAGGTGCTCTACGAGACCGGCCGGATCACACCCCAGATGCAGGCCGTGATCGCCGGGCGCCCGGTGCCGGACCGCGCCGGCCTGGTCGGTCGCGCGTTCCAGACCCGGCGCCCGATCTACATCGGCAGCATGGCGGACTGCGACGACTGCCTGCGCTGCCAGGCCGCCGGCCGGGAGGGGATGGCGGCCGCGGTCGTCATGCCGGTGCTGAAGAACGACCAGGTGCTGGCCGTCTTCGAGTACTTCTCGCCGACGCCGCTGGACCTGGACGGCCCGCGCACCGAGAAGTGGATGTCCATCGCGCGCATCGCGGAACAGGCGCGCAGCAGCGCGATCGCGGCCGCGGAACTGCGGCAGGTGGCGGCGGACCGGCTCGCGGTCACCGAGGTGGTCACGAAGCTCGGCACGGCGCAGGACAGCCAGACCGCGCTGCGCACCGCGCTGGACACCGTGCGCAGCGCGTTCGGCTGGGCGTACGGCTCCTACTGGGAGATCGACCCGGCGGACAACGTCCTCCGGTTCCAGGTCGAGTCCGGTTCCGCCGGCGACGAGTTCCGCCGGGTGACGCTCGCCGCCACGTTCGCCGAGGGCGTCGGCCTGTCCGGCCGGGCCTGGCGCGCGCGGGACCTGGTCTTCGTGCGCGACCTCGCCGAGGTCACCGACTGCGTGCGCGCCCCGGCGGCACAGCGCGCCGGCGTACGCTCCGGCGTCTGCTTCCCGATCATGAACGGCGACCGGATCGCCGGCACCATGGACTTCTTCACCACCGAGTTCATCGAATTGTCCGATTCCCGCGCCGCCGCGCTGCGCAACGTGCAGCAGCTCGTCTCCCAGCGCCTCGAGGTGCTGCGCAACTCGGAACGGGCCGCGGAGAACGCACGGGCACTGCTGGACACGGTCGCGCGCCTCCGGTCCGCCAGCGAGGACGCCACCCACGTCGCCGAGGAGGCGGTCAGCCGCGCCACCACGATGACCGGCGAGGTCGCCGCGCTCGGCCAGGCCTCCGCCGCGATCGGCGACGTCATCAAAATCATCTCGTCGATCGCGGAACAGACGAACCTGCTCGCCCTGAACGCCACCATCGAGGCCGCCCGCGCCGGCGAGGCCGGCAAGGGCTTCGCAGTGGTGGCCGGCGAGGTCAAGGACCTGGCCCGGGAAACCGCCGAGGCCACCCAGAAGGTCGCCGACCAGATCGCCGGCATCCAGTCCAGCGCGGAATCGGTCTCGGCCGGCATCCACACCACCAGCGAGACCATCGGCCAGATGGACGCGGTCCAGGCCCGGATCAACGAGGTCCTGGAGGAACAGGCCACCATGGCCCGCCGCTTCGAGGCCTGA
- a CDS encoding PP2C family protein-serine/threonine phosphatase, whose product MADDGVPAPEQAAALVQEILAGIPLGCSWLVPITGPDGTVTDFRVAATGDRVTDIYHRGTSRRDSTVTELYPSMVGGPLWQLYLRVQSTGEPGELDEFVYDQPDAGVVARSVFTISVRPVLGGLLVVWQRQDEQLRRLAHTELLGSLGWTEYDLHTGRTDWSPGMYPVWDRDPADGPLSRPEQAALMLPEDRGLAEAAWQTLDSGGTSDVTVRFRVGDGVKHLRILSDTARDGDGKPVKIYAVVQDVTARVDTRTEIERLGDRLRTREITALAEHRLAGQLQNMIQPVPREPFPLAGLTAMVSYLPAERAVLVGGDWYHAQTLPDGPVALAVGDVAGHGLDAASGMAHLRFALVAWLSIGLRDPGELLGHLNRLCLQLRITGTALIALFDPATRTLRWARAGHPAPLLSRSGVATELDRPPGLLLGAVAETGYPVLTPVLEPDDVVLFYTDGLVERRAGDPAAQFLRVRDALATAGPDLARVHASLNEPSTFDDTCTLAIRVVPS is encoded by the coding sequence ATGGCTGACGACGGCGTGCCTGCTCCGGAGCAGGCCGCTGCCCTCGTTCAGGAGATCCTCGCCGGCATCCCGCTGGGCTGCTCCTGGCTCGTGCCGATCACCGGGCCGGACGGCACCGTCACCGACTTCCGGGTCGCCGCGACCGGCGACCGGGTGACGGACATCTACCACCGTGGCACCAGCCGCCGGGACAGCACGGTCACCGAGCTCTACCCCAGCATGGTCGGCGGCCCGCTGTGGCAGCTCTACCTGCGCGTGCAGTCCACCGGCGAGCCCGGCGAGCTGGACGAGTTCGTCTACGACCAGCCGGACGCGGGCGTGGTCGCCCGCTCGGTCTTCACGATCAGCGTCCGGCCCGTGCTCGGCGGCCTGCTCGTGGTCTGGCAGCGCCAGGACGAGCAGCTGCGCCGGCTCGCGCACACCGAGCTGCTCGGCAGCCTCGGCTGGACGGAGTACGACCTGCACACCGGCCGGACCGACTGGTCACCCGGGATGTATCCGGTCTGGGACCGGGACCCGGCGGACGGGCCACTGTCCCGGCCGGAGCAGGCCGCCCTGATGCTGCCGGAGGACCGCGGCCTGGCCGAGGCCGCGTGGCAGACGCTGGACAGCGGTGGCACGTCCGACGTGACCGTGCGGTTCCGGGTCGGCGACGGCGTCAAACACCTGCGGATCCTGTCGGACACCGCGCGGGACGGCGACGGTAAACCCGTCAAGATCTACGCGGTGGTGCAGGACGTGACCGCGCGCGTCGACACCCGCACCGAGATCGAGCGGCTCGGCGACCGGCTGCGCACCCGCGAGATCACCGCGCTGGCCGAGCACCGCCTCGCCGGCCAGCTGCAGAACATGATCCAGCCGGTACCGCGCGAGCCGTTCCCGCTGGCCGGGCTGACCGCGATGGTCAGCTACCTGCCGGCCGAGCGCGCCGTGCTGGTCGGCGGCGACTGGTACCACGCGCAGACGCTCCCCGACGGCCCGGTCGCGCTCGCGGTCGGCGACGTCGCCGGGCACGGGCTGGACGCGGCCAGCGGCATGGCCCACCTGCGGTTCGCGCTGGTCGCCTGGCTCTCCATCGGCCTACGCGACCCCGGCGAGCTGCTCGGCCACCTCAACCGGCTCTGCCTCCAGCTGCGCATCACCGGCACCGCGTTGATCGCGCTCTTCGACCCGGCCACCCGCACGCTGCGCTGGGCCCGGGCCGGCCACCCGGCGCCGCTGCTGTCCCGCTCCGGGGTCGCCACGGAACTGGACCGGCCACCCGGCCTGCTGCTCGGCGCCGTCGCGGAAACCGGCTACCCGGTGCTCACGCCGGTCCTGGAGCCGGACGACGTGGTCCTGTTCTACACCGACGGCCTGGTCGAACGCCGCGCCGGCGACCCGGCCGCCCAGTTCCTGCGGGTCCGCGACGCGCTCGCCACGGCCGGCCCCGACCTGGCCCGCGTCCACGCGAGCCTCAACGAACCCAGCACCTTCGACGACACCTGTACGCTCGCGATCCGCGTCGTGCCGTCCTGA
- a CDS encoding SigE family RNA polymerase sigma factor, whose product MVSEATRALADDTGPPTFESFYAAHFQRLSLQLFAYTGDFGQAQDVVQEAFCRALPRWEKVSRYDDPLAWLRKVAWNLATSRFRRLRVQQAHARRYREEHVDGPGPDRVALARALATLPEKHRRAVILYHLADLSIAQIAEQEDVAEGTVKSWLHRGRTALAAQLTDA is encoded by the coding sequence ATGGTCAGCGAAGCGACCAGGGCGTTGGCCGACGACACAGGGCCGCCGACGTTCGAGTCGTTCTACGCGGCGCACTTCCAGCGGCTGTCGCTGCAGCTGTTCGCGTACACCGGAGACTTCGGGCAGGCGCAGGACGTGGTGCAGGAGGCGTTCTGCCGCGCTCTTCCCCGGTGGGAGAAGGTCTCCCGCTACGACGACCCGCTGGCCTGGCTGCGCAAGGTGGCCTGGAACCTGGCGACCAGCCGGTTCCGCCGCCTGCGCGTCCAGCAGGCACACGCACGCCGCTATCGTGAGGAACACGTCGATGGACCCGGCCCCGACCGGGTCGCGCTGGCCCGCGCGCTCGCCACTCTCCCGGAGAAGCACCGGCGCGCCGTCATCCTCTACCACCTCGCGGATCTGTCCATAGCGCAGATCGCCGAGCAGGAGGACGTCGCCGAGGGGACCGTCAAGTCCTGGCTGCACCGCGGCCGTACCGCCCTTGCCGCCCAGCTCACCGACGCCTGA
- a CDS encoding tripartite tricarboxylate transporter permease gives MSGAAGFAVLPGLPRCPGRDRLPTARPPQNTCRPARGADVPTFLSYSLEKRLSRRRHEFGRGAIEGVAGPEAANNAAAAGVLVPLLTIGLPTSATAAVILTAFQSYGLQPGPQLFTESGDLVWALIASLYIGDVMLLVLNLPLVRLWARLLTIPAYGIYAGVLVFATLGTFAAGGTTTDLLILVGLGLIGLLMRRADVPAAPAVVGLILAPPAEQQLRRALALSGGDWGILVSGPFTVALWIVAILALLAPAVVAMRRRGAADDD, from the coding sequence GTGAGTGGCGCTGCCGGGTTTGCGGTGCTGCCCGGTTTGCCGCGCTGCCCTGGCCGCGATCGGCTCCCGACCGCGAGGCCGCCCCAGAACACGTGCAGGCCGGCCCGCGGCGCGGACGTGCCCACGTTCCTCAGCTACTCGCTGGAGAAGCGGCTGTCGCGGCGGCGGCACGAGTTCGGCCGTGGCGCGATCGAGGGCGTGGCCGGCCCCGAGGCGGCGAACAACGCGGCCGCGGCCGGTGTGCTGGTGCCGCTGCTCACGATCGGCCTGCCGACGTCCGCGACCGCCGCGGTCATCCTCACCGCGTTCCAGTCCTACGGTCTGCAACCGGGGCCGCAGCTGTTCACCGAATCCGGCGATCTGGTGTGGGCGCTGATCGCCAGCCTCTACATCGGCGACGTGATGCTGCTGGTGCTGAATCTGCCGCTGGTGCGCCTGTGGGCCCGGCTGCTGACCATTCCGGCGTACGGCATCTACGCCGGCGTGCTGGTCTTCGCCACGCTCGGCACGTTCGCGGCCGGTGGCACCACCACGGACCTGCTGATCCTGGTCGGACTGGGACTGATCGGGCTGCTGATGCGCCGTGCGGACGTGCCGGCCGCGCCCGCGGTGGTCGGCCTGATCCTGGCGCCGCCGGCCGAGCAGCAGCTGCGCCGCGCGCTCGCGTTGTCCGGCGGCGACTGGGGAATCCTGGTGTCCGGGCCGTTCACCGTCGCGCTGTGGATAGTGGCGATCCTGGCGCTGCTGGCCCCGGCCGTGGTGGCGATGCGCCGTCGCGGCGCCGCCGACGACGACTGA
- a CDS encoding S1 family peptidase yields the protein MRISRLIAAAGLVIAGLLAPSAAVAAPAPEPDFGIQVVNGRPASENYSFMVYVSGCTGSLIKNNWAVTAAHCPTPSTVRVGSVNRTSGGTVVSVTRAITHPRIDVKLLQLGSAVSYAPAPIPTASGATGTATRIIGWGQTCPTRGCGSAPAVANELDTSIVADSRCSGIDAAYEICTNNTNGNAGACYGDSGGPQVRSVGGRWQLIGVTSRAGNNNSTCATGPSIYGDLPSIRAWVNTQVGGLPA from the coding sequence ATGCGCATCTCTCGCCTCATCGCCGCCGCCGGTCTCGTGATCGCCGGTCTGCTCGCGCCGTCCGCCGCCGTGGCGGCGCCGGCACCGGAGCCGGACTTCGGCATTCAGGTCGTCAACGGCCGGCCGGCCTCCGAGAACTACTCGTTCATGGTCTACGTGTCCGGCTGCACCGGCTCGCTGATCAAGAACAACTGGGCCGTCACGGCCGCACACTGCCCCACCCCCTCGACGGTACGTGTCGGAAGCGTCAACCGGACCAGCGGCGGCACGGTCGTCTCCGTGACCCGCGCGATCACCCACCCGCGGATCGACGTCAAGCTGCTGCAGCTCGGCTCCGCGGTCTCCTACGCACCGGCGCCGATCCCCACGGCGTCCGGCGCGACCGGCACCGCCACCCGGATCATCGGCTGGGGCCAGACCTGCCCGACGCGCGGCTGTGGCTCCGCACCGGCGGTCGCGAACGAGCTGGACACCTCGATCGTGGCGGACAGCCGGTGCTCCGGCATCGACGCCGCGTACGAGATCTGCACGAACAACACGAACGGCAACGCAGGCGCCTGCTACGGCGACTCCGGCGGCCCGCAGGTCCGCAGCGTCGGCGGCCGCTGGCAGCTGATCGGCGTCACCAGCCGGGCCGGCAACAACAACTCCACCTGCGCCACCGGACCGTCCATCTACGGCGACCTGCCGTCGATCCGCGCCTGGGTGAACACGCAGGTCGGCGGGCTTCCCGCCTGA